One Arachis hypogaea cultivar Tifrunner chromosome 2, arahy.Tifrunner.gnm2.J5K5, whole genome shotgun sequence genomic window, ttttctcgcatttaacctatgaattggcatggttttgtaatctctcccgtatttgtgcttaagtgttaaaacatgctttctaagccttattttgatgaattctaattcatccttgattccataagatgccttgatgtgtttgctagtaatctcaggttgaaataggttAGGCATGGAtaaaaggagcaaggaaggaagcatgcaagtggagagaagcacaaaaagccaaagaattgatctcggccaagcatgcgcacgcgcacaaggcgctcgcgcgcacattgcggaataagccagggacgcgcacgcgtcgtagtcTGCACGTGATTTTGTTATTACAACACGTGCcgggcgattttggaaggtttcagcaaccaactttggcgccaattTGCATAtaagaaccaaggattgaaggggattaacacacattcacatccatagactcattttacaagttttcttagatatttttagttagttacatttgtagagagagaaactccaacctctctctaggattcatcttcattttctcaattctcaaccattccttggtgagatctattgcaactctcattttactttgttcatgttgtagatcatcttctctaatctcaattagtgtttgtaattgttcaattctcatagatctaagatttaactttgttgttttggattctattaattcattgaagatctcattttcattgttgttcattgttgattcttgttaatctcttgtgttgaatcactttgattctaaacctcttctcaattttactatgtctttcattcttgctctccaaatatttgagaaaatgccaactttagatatggaatagcatcccctcacttggcctagtggttgagtcattggagacacttgaataatggatgtcaattgttgatcaagaattgagaattgctaattgacttagagtgcactaaagctagacttccctagggtaagactaggacttgtgactcaagttagttacttttacttgactttcctctataattaggggttaactaagtgaagcaacacccctttgttatcacaattgaaggaagctatagtgatggaacttccaatgttcaaccttggccaaggcttttaatattgattgattgttgttttcttttattagcacttttatgccacactcttCAAGCCATAAAAGACCACTTAACCACTAACATACAcccttgtagcattcctagggaagaacgactcgggactaatactctcggttatagattgtagaattgtttgatgatggattttgcgtcggtttagactatactacgattgattactcgataatttctataccggcaaaaattcattcatcaGATGGCGCCTGGCAAAAAGAGGCAGACAAAAGAGGAGATTGAGGGTGCTCCACCACCATCTCCAATCTTCAGTGGTGATGTCGCTAACGATGCTAGTAGCaacgttgataaaccccatttgtagggtttatcttgtgcttgatttaggggattttataaccttttacccacatttatccattgaaatagcatggttttataacttctcctttaattgtgcttaagagtgaaaacatgctttttaggacttaaaatagataaatctaattctccttgattccattagatgccttgatatgtttgctaagtgatttcagatttaggaggcaaggattggaccaagggaatgaaggaaaagcatgtaaaaatggagaactcatggaaaaataaaggaaacgcaaaagctatcaagccgacctcttcgcacttaattggtcatagcttgagctacagaggtccaaatgatgcggttccagttgggttggaaagctaacatccggggttcgaaacgatataagatttgctatggttgaaccgcgCATGGTGACGTGTACGAGTATAGTACGTGTACGCACCGTTGGTGCATGTGAttcacttcatgcaaactcgtggctagcgaatttacaagccttgtgggcccaatccaactcatttttgatgctatttaagccaaggattgaagggggaatgaagatACTTCACAACAtttacatgttagttaccattagtcatagtttagttttagaagtagtttctagagagagaagctctcacttctctctaggattaggattaagattaggtttagttcttagatctagattttaattcatcttcttctacttctatcttctcaattccttattgttacattcattcttcttccattcttttgttgtaatttcctttatgttgttcttgtgttttgttgtagatctacttttgtttcttctactctctttcaattcaatcaaggtaattcataataaatgtgtttcttttgattgttgttgttaattcctttcaataattgttgttagatttcattcttgttgtcaaattactatgcttttcttttgtgccttccaagtgtttgagaaaatgcttggttggattctagagtagagttttatgttcttggcttggaaaggtaacttaggaactcttgagttactaatgtccaagtaattgatgattgggatccattgactctagttctcactaattgaattagtggagagttagggcttatagactaggattgatatagctcatttgactttcctttactactagttagaggatgatttaatgagattaatccttgccaattctcatattgtggttagtgattaggatagagatccttgaccaccaacccttgccaagacctttgtagccattagtttactttttaGCATTTAACTTCcatgtttcttatcaaaaccccaaaaaataactcacaaccaataacaagacactttattgtaattcctagggagaacgacccgaggtttgaatacttcggttattaattttaggggtttgttacttgtgacaaataatcttttgtatgaaaggattattgttggtttagaaactatacttgcaacgagaattcatttgtgaaattctaaaccgtcacaAATCCAATCATCAAGCGTCACGGTCGACGCCTCTGTAGAAGGGAAAGGGAAGGCGGTTGCAGTGATGGAGATGATGAACGCGACTCCACTAGATCTGATATGCGACACCAGTGGTGCAGTGCTCCGAAAACTGAGATGAGCAAACGGCAGCTACATCGTTGCAGAGAGGAAGCAAGCAGACTTCTCTGGCGCGTGGGATTATAGAACCTATATGGGAGAAGATCGCAGAAGAAGATGAGACTGGTGTGGTGGAACTTGGAAGAGAAATTAGGGTTGAGGTGTGGTGGCTGGTGAATGAGGGAACTGAGTCTCGCTGTTTGTATAAGGGGTAGGGTAATTGGGTTACCGGGTCAGCTTGTAAGTGGGTTgggcttggttttttttttatccaTTATAAAAAACTGTTAAAAACCTGACCGATTTGACCGATTCACCGATTAATCACCGGTTCGACCAATTTTTTTATCGATTTTTTGCAGATTAGTTTTTTGGGATCAACCGGACCGGCCTGATAACCGGTTCTCAATTAACCCGGTTGAACCGACCGGTCCgctccggttttcagaaccatgaaaTGTTTCCCTAAAAGTTTTTTTTGGCTTAAACAACAAGTTACcacaacaattgaaaataaataatagaaagttGCATTGGTTACTCAAAGCATATTTTCTTCTTTGGGCACGCTACTCTCTTCTCTCAGCTTCGTCCTTTTCCACCCAAAAAACAAAAACCCTCAAAACCAATCTAATGGGGCAAGGAACTCCGGGCGGCCTCAACCGCCAGGGCATGCCGGGTGATCGTAAGCCGGACGGCAACGACAAAAAGGACAAGAAATTCGAGCCGGCGGCCCCTCCCGCCCGCGTGGGCCGCAAGCAGCGGAAGCAGAAGGGACCCGAGGCCGCGGCTCGCCTTCCGGTTGTGACGCCTCACACGAAGTGCAAACTCCGATTGCTGAAGCTGGAGCGCGTGAAGGACTATCTGCTGATGGAGGAAGAGTTCGTTGCGAACCAAGAGAGGCTGAAGCCTCAGGAAGAGAAGGCCGAAGAAGATAGATCAAAGGTCGATGATCTCAGAGGTTCTCCAATGAGCGTTGGGAATCTTGAAGAGCTCATTGACGAGAATCATGCCATTGTTTCGTCTTCGGTCGGGCCTGAATATTACGTTGGGATCTTGTCGTTTGTTGATAAAGATCAGTTGGAGCCTGGTTGCGCTATTTTGATGCATAATAAGGttagggttttgcaattttttttgttttgtttgctattTCGTGAAATTTGGCTTACTTTTTTTGCTTTCATGTGATATTGAGTTGCGCAATTGTCTAGGTTTTTGGTTATTGGATTCGTAGTTTTTGTTTCGAGTGAGTAATCGAAGCTCGGTGTGATATTGGCTCTAGGGTTTCGTTGGTTTTTGGTTGCTATTCCCTGAGAATTAAGTTGGTACTCAAAATTGTCTAGGTTTTGAGATCAACAATATACCTATTTCGATTTTCTAGAGAGTAATGAAAATTATTGTGACCGTTGCTATGGGGTTTGCTATTCTTTGTTGTGAAAATTGACTCCCTAGGATTTGTtttagataattgctgttttTACGTTCAAATCAGTAATGCTTGCTTATTATGAAATGTGAAGGTAGCTGTGGTGTAAGTCACTAATTTAAGGGTTTGGTAAAACTCTTCGATGAGGTGCACAAGCACCTCATTTTgcttttggtaaattaaaaagtccGAGTGCTTGTGCTTGcggcttttaaaagttaggggtgCTTCACCTGAGAGGAAGCTTTTCAAAGCTGACTTAGGCTTACCAAATTctaacacaatcttcatatattctttatttttcaacctaatcttcacaaatttcaacacaaataaatttaggataaaataaatttttatgatatttatataaaatttaaagttaaaaaataaagagtttatttattatgtttatgtttattatgaattttttattttaaaatattatatgaaattttaaagaatttgaaaaaagaaattatttttcgttataaatatgtttattataatttttttaatttttaaaatctgttTTACCAAACATAATTGTGGTGCTTGTgcttattaaaagtcatttttaatttcattttaccaAATGCAAGTGCAGCTTTTAAAAAGCTGTCTTTAAAAAAGCCACTTTCAAAAAGTAAAAGCTTTATCAAACCAAGCCAAAAGCTTTATCAAACCAAGCCTAAGTCATGTGCActtataattgcaattttgatttTCCTAGGGTAGAATGAAAATGAATTAGCAATAACTTGCTCACTCTATCATGAAGTAATAGTCATGTATGAAACGATTTTTAATGTTTGATGCAATAGACATTGGACATGTCCTTGTGTATCATTAGATTGTGTAATGTAATGTCTTGTTGATGTTTTAACAACTTGCTGGAAATATTTCAAGTTTCTTTTTGATGTATAATCTTGGATTGCCAGATATGATAATTTTTCTAATAGAATGCTTAGTGATAGGAACGTAACATGACTTGGAAGAGTGGAAGTTGATGTAACATAATTGTTTTTGGTATATGAGTTATACTTCCTTTGTTGTAGACTTGTAGTTCATATGCTTAAGTACAGGagatgtgatttatttatttaattttttttttcatcaggTTCTTTCTGTTGTTGGACTTCTTCAAGATGAAGTTGATCCAATGGTCTCTGTCATGAAGGTTGAAAAGGCTCCTTTGGAATCCTACGCTGACATTGGTGGTTTGGATGCTCAGATACAGGAAATTAAGGAAGCAGTTGAGCTTCCATTGACTCACCCTGAGTTATATGAAGACATTGGTATTAAACCTCCTAAAGGTGTCATATTATATGGAGAACCTGGAACTGGGAAAACCTTGCTTGCAAAGGTTTGTATTTATTTGTGTTCTCATAGGCTGATGGAATAGAGCTTGAGCATCTCCTCTTTGTATCTTATCCTCTCCATTTAACTCCCTTTCCTTTAAACCGAACATGTTATCATGCTACATTGTGGATCAGTATTCAATACTATGGAATTCCTGGGAATACTTTTTCCCATGTATATATGCACAAAAGGAGACTTCTGTCAAGTTTGTAAATCCTTGTTTTTAGGCATTGCTTTGCATGTTACTTGCAGGAAATTATCTTGTTCTTTGCTAGCTGTTGATCTTTGGCTTATAGGCACTGGAGAGAatatttcttttggaattttagcATTTCATTTCATGATCTCTGTAAAATGAACTGGTGTTCAGATGTTATGATAAAATTTGTGTGTCGGTTTGATAATATTGGAGTTCATATGCCATGTGATATTCAGCATAAACGTAGTTTGACCTGTGTGATATTATAGGCATTATCTGACCTTTACCTTTCATGCGATCTATATTGCTTTTAATGCACAAGCACATTATGCACTATAATTTTAGGTCTAAGGTAACGTGTTATCTGACTTCAGGCTGTAGCAAACTCAACATCAGCGACATTCTTGCGTGTAGTTGGTAGTGAATTGATACAAAAATACCTGGGAGATGGTCCAAAGCTAGTCAGGGAACTTTTCAGGGTTGCTGATGATCTTTCCCCATCTATTGTATTCATTGATGAAATTGATGCTGTTGGTACAAAGAGGTAGGTATTTGAAAACCCAACTTCTGGAGGGAATTAGTCAATTAGAATTCGAGAATATCTACATCCTATGCAAGACTAACCAACTCTAGCTTGTTACTGTTTTGTTATGTTTCATTCACGATTTGACTTAGAAATGTATGACACATGGATACCTGTGCTTTTTAGCTTTTTGATCTCCTACAAATCTCTCACATTCATGAGATTATGTGTTAATGTGCTTACAGATACGATGCTCACTCAGGTGGAGAACGTGAAATTCAAAGAACCATGTTAGAGTTGCTGAACCAGTTAGATGGTTTTGATTCAAGAGGAGATGTAAAAGTGATTCTTGCAA contains:
- the LOC112741848 gene encoding 26S proteasome regulatory subunit 4 homolog A, encoding MGQGTPGGLNRQGMPGDRKPDGNDKKDKKFEPAAPPARVGRKQRKQKGPEAAARLPVVTPHTKCKLRLLKLERVKDYLLMEEEFVANQERLKPQEEKAEEDRSKVDDLRGSPMSVGNLEELIDENHAIVSSSVGPEYYVGILSFVDKDQLEPGCAILMHNKVLSVVGLLQDEVDPMVSVMKVEKAPLESYADIGGLDAQIQEIKEAVELPLTHPELYEDIGIKPPKGVILYGEPGTGKTLLAKAVANSTSATFLRVVGSELIQKYLGDGPKLVRELFRVADDLSPSIVFIDEIDAVGTKRYDAHSGGEREIQRTMLELLNQLDGFDSRGDVKVILATNRIESLDPALLRPGRIDRKIEFPLPDIKTRRRIFQIHTSRMTLADDVNLEEFVMTKDEFSGADIKAICTEAGLLALRERRMKVTHADFKKAKDKVMFKKKEGVPEGLYM